One stretch of Paenibacillus sp. FSL R5-0341 DNA includes these proteins:
- a CDS encoding AraC family transcriptional regulator translates to MNTLRQLNEALNYIEEHLVDVLDMKEISRIACCSEYHFTRMFSFLSGVTLSEYIRRRRLTLAAMELSQSDSKIIDIALKYGYTSPDSFARAFQSMHGTTPSEARNHGPSLKAFPRMTFQLTIQGGSEMNYRIEDKEAFRIVGIRKRVPIVFNGINPEIAAMYQSLTPELIDTIKGASNVQPLGLISASAHFSEERMAEQGELDHYIGAATTKETPEGLEHLEVPASTWAVFTVVGPFPGTLQEVWGRIYAEWFPSSDYELSEGPEMLWNEHKDVTVEQYRSEIWIPIRKR, encoded by the coding sequence ATGAATACGTTGAGACAGTTAAATGAAGCTTTGAATTACATTGAGGAGCATCTGGTGGATGTCCTGGATATGAAGGAGATTTCCCGAATTGCCTGCTGCTCGGAGTATCATTTTACACGTATGTTCTCTTTTCTTAGTGGTGTAACGCTGTCGGAATATATTCGACGTCGCCGCTTGACGCTTGCGGCCATGGAGCTAAGTCAAAGTGACAGCAAAATCATTGATATTGCGCTGAAATATGGGTATACATCGCCGGATTCTTTCGCTAGGGCGTTTCAAAGCATGCACGGCACTACGCCCTCCGAAGCGCGAAACCATGGTCCGTCCCTTAAAGCCTTCCCGCGGATGACATTTCAACTGACCATTCAAGGAGGAAGCGAAATGAACTACCGTATTGAAGACAAAGAGGCTTTTCGAATTGTGGGTATTCGTAAAAGGGTGCCAATCGTATTCAACGGGATAAATCCGGAGATCGCTGCGATGTACCAGAGTCTTACACCGGAATTGATCGATACGATTAAGGGGGCATCGAACGTCCAGCCTCTGGGCTTAATCAGTGCTTCAGCCCATTTCAGTGAGGAACGTATGGCGGAACAGGGAGAACTGGATCATTACATTGGTGCAGCTACGACAAAAGAGACGCCTGAAGGACTGGAACACCTGGAGGTTCCTGCTTCGACGTGGGCAGTATTTACCGTCGTTGGCCCGTTTCCAGGCACGCTTCAGGAGGTGTGGGGCCGGATCTATGCGGAATGGTTTCCTTCATCGGACTATGAGCTGAGTGAGGGTCCGGAAATGCTATGGAATGAGCACAAGGATGTTACTGTAGAGCAATATCGAAGTGAGATATGGATACCTATTCGGAAGAGATGA
- a CDS encoding cysteine hydrolase — protein MPHSMSKSALLIMDMQKSVVSQFVKDREDLLPFQKAIETARRHAIPVIYVRVAFRPGYPEISLRNKMFGGIPGRAGAGADAVAAMEAAVQIDESVQPQLDEPIVTKVRVSAFAGSDLEVILRSHQIDTLILSGIATSGVVLSTLREAADKDYALTVLSDACIDADPEVHRVLMEKVFPLQAEVRSVDDWADSLSNTN, from the coding sequence ATGCCACATTCAATGAGCAAAAGTGCGTTGCTGATCATGGATATGCAAAAGAGTGTCGTGTCCCAGTTTGTTAAAGACAGAGAGGACCTGCTACCATTTCAAAAAGCGATTGAGACTGCACGTCGTCATGCGATTCCTGTGATCTACGTAAGAGTAGCGTTCCGTCCGGGTTATCCAGAGATTAGTTTACGTAACAAAATGTTCGGCGGAATTCCTGGTCGGGCTGGAGCTGGAGCAGATGCGGTGGCAGCCATGGAAGCTGCGGTGCAGATTGATGAATCTGTACAACCCCAGCTGGACGAACCTATTGTGACCAAAGTTCGGGTTAGCGCATTCGCCGGAAGTGATCTGGAGGTCATTCTTCGGTCTCACCAGATAGACACACTCATTCTTAGTGGTATTGCGACAAGCGGTGTTGTTCTGTCGACTTTGAGAGAGGCGGCGGATAAAGACTATGCGCTCACCGTGCTCTCGGATGCTTGCATCGATGCCGATCCTGAGGTTCATCGTGTACTTATGGAAAAAGTATTCCCTCTTCAAGCAGAGGTCAGATCTGTGGATGACTGGGCAGACTCATTATCCAATACAAATTAG
- a CDS encoding rhamnogalacturonan lyase B N-terminal domain-containing protein: MTKSIVRKALGLFLIIVMIATAVVYPASTGHAATINVTDNGSRIEVNTGSGLVYVVNKTNGDIISAKMNGTELNSNRGSHIGSGLGSSANVTWNTSPSGSTVLITVSTSTLTHYYASRGGENIIYMATHITAQPSIGELRYIFRGNGSVLTGVPANSNNRGNTGAIESQDVFGFANGQSASKYYGNDQAKDLSVRGVTGNGVGVFMAYGNREKSSGGPFFRDIQFQSGTETEVYNYMNSGHAQTENWRLGLHGPYALIFTTGGTPSVPDFSWMSGLNLQGWVSSRGNVVLNGLSGMDTGYAYTIGFANSNAQYWVSTSSSGAAAKYSMIPGTYTMTAYKGELAVYTETVNVTAGQTTTLNTRTINNDPSQASSIWRIGNWDGTPREFLNGQTIPIRHPSDSRNPSWGPVSYATGSATNRFPAIQFRGQNSPTTITFNLNASQAASSHMLNIGITAAYNNGRPSVSVNGRALTNPAASSQPNSRSFTIGTYRGNNTTFSWNVPASYFVNGSNTITITPISGSSDLGNWLSAGWVYDCVELLN; this comes from the coding sequence ATGACCAAAAGTATAGTGAGAAAGGCGCTTGGTTTGTTTTTAATCATCGTTATGATCGCAACAGCTGTTGTATACCCTGCATCTACCGGACACGCGGCAACCATTAATGTGACCGATAACGGCTCCAGAATTGAAGTAAACACTGGGTCAGGATTAGTCTATGTGGTGAACAAAACCAATGGGGATATTATCTCAGCCAAAATGAACGGTACGGAGCTGAACAGCAATAGAGGATCACATATCGGCTCAGGTTTGGGCTCCTCCGCCAATGTGACGTGGAATACCTCTCCTTCAGGATCAACCGTGTTAATCACGGTATCCACAAGCACACTGACTCACTATTATGCTTCGCGTGGTGGCGAGAATATCATATACATGGCAACGCATATCACGGCTCAACCTTCGATCGGGGAGCTGCGGTACATTTTCCGCGGTAATGGTAGTGTGTTGACAGGTGTTCCGGCGAATTCCAATAATCGAGGTAACACTGGAGCGATTGAAAGTCAGGATGTGTTCGGGTTTGCAAATGGACAGTCGGCCTCCAAATATTATGGAAATGATCAGGCCAAAGACTTATCCGTTCGTGGAGTTACGGGTAATGGTGTAGGTGTATTTATGGCCTACGGGAATCGGGAGAAAAGCTCCGGTGGTCCATTCTTCCGCGACATCCAGTTCCAAAGTGGAACAGAGACGGAAGTATATAACTACATGAACTCGGGACATGCACAGACGGAGAATTGGCGCCTGGGTCTGCATGGGCCGTACGCTCTGATCTTCACAACGGGAGGTACGCCAAGTGTACCCGATTTCAGCTGGATGTCTGGTCTGAATCTGCAGGGTTGGGTATCCAGTCGGGGGAACGTAGTGCTTAACGGCCTCTCCGGGATGGATACGGGTTATGCATATACAATTGGGTTCGCCAATAGCAACGCCCAGTATTGGGTGAGTACATCTTCAAGTGGAGCGGCCGCCAAATATAGCATGATCCCAGGGACGTACACCATGACAGCCTATAAGGGAGAACTGGCCGTATATACGGAAACGGTTAATGTCACGGCAGGCCAAACGACGACACTGAATACACGTACGATTAACAATGACCCGAGTCAAGCCTCAAGCATCTGGCGAATCGGTAACTGGGATGGTACACCACGGGAGTTCCTGAATGGACAGACGATTCCGATTCGTCACCCGTCCGATAGTCGCAACCCAAGCTGGGGACCGGTTAGCTACGCTACAGGAAGTGCGACCAATCGATTCCCGGCAATCCAGTTCCGTGGTCAGAATTCTCCAACCACAATAACGTTTAACTTGAATGCATCTCAAGCGGCATCTTCTCATATGCTCAATATCGGGATTACCGCAGCCTACAATAATGGCAGACCGAGTGTATCGGTTAATGGACGTGCTTTAACCAATCCTGCTGCATCTTCACAGCCCAATTCTCGTAGCTTCACCATTGGTACCTATCGTGGTAACAACACAACCTTTAGCTGGAATGTTCCAGCATCCTACTTCGTCAATGGTTCCAATACCATCACAATTACGCCGATCAGTGGTTCCAGTGACTTGGGTAATTGGTTGAGTGCAGGTTGGGTCTACGATTGTGTTGAGCTGCTGAATTGA
- a CDS encoding DinB family protein yields the protein MSDANHSFGQALVKSLVGERGHIRIARALPDIDITLAARTHDAMPYTIYQLVKHMHYWQQFMLEHLEGRKPQLPANVSESWPEEKGPQDEATWQADIQAFLDGVDQAVAIAETAQLDDALLYFPGETKAGLLRNIASHNSYHLGEIVLLRRFYGAWPPPGGGFPA from the coding sequence ATGTCAGATGCTAATCATAGCTTTGGGCAAGCCCTTGTCAAATCATTAGTGGGCGAACGCGGTCATATCCGCATCGCTCGTGCTCTACCCGATATTGATATCACACTTGCTGCTCGTACGCACGATGCTATGCCATATACGATCTATCAGTTGGTGAAGCACATGCATTACTGGCAGCAGTTCATGCTCGAGCACTTGGAAGGACGTAAGCCGCAGCTCCCTGCTAACGTGAGCGAGAGCTGGCCTGAAGAGAAAGGTCCACAGGACGAAGCCACGTGGCAGGCGGATATTCAGGCATTCTTGGATGGGGTTGATCAAGCCGTAGCCATTGCGGAAACGGCACAATTGGATGATGCACTGCTCTATTTCCCAGGGGAAACCAAGGCAGGACTCCTGCGCAATATCGCATCCCACAACTCGTATCATCTAGGCGAGATTGTTCTGCTTCGCCGCTTCTATGGCGCATGGCCACCTCCAGGTGGCGGGTTCCCGGCGTAA
- a CDS encoding SMI1/KNR4 family protein, whose translation MRDDLLVQLQEWHEEDEFQEIVDAIQAIPVEERDYELVNHLGRALNNLERYEEAVEQFLTVAKEGTGDPLWHYRIGLAYYYLEQYAHAQQAFERADELEPEDDDTLEFLEWIRSKMEEPSESEPEVETDPEASEEFRVPVDVVATLPTVPRPESGEFWNDSEQALEHYVSNPPSDGLIDSVEEQLVFRLPASYIEMMKLHNGGIPYNRYFPVANTDTGATDYVEIEGILGIGREKPRTLAGAQGSWTLIEREGYPEIGVVIAVSPSESGVVMLDYRSFGNDGEPEVVYVKRENPKETIPLAPNFETFIQGLMTPEV comes from the coding sequence ATGAGAGACGATCTGTTGGTTCAATTGCAAGAGTGGCATGAAGAGGATGAATTTCAGGAAATTGTAGATGCAATTCAAGCGATTCCTGTGGAAGAAAGGGACTATGAGCTGGTTAACCATTTGGGACGAGCGCTAAATAACCTGGAACGGTATGAAGAAGCGGTCGAACAATTCCTGACGGTTGCTAAAGAGGGCACAGGTGACCCACTCTGGCATTATCGGATTGGACTGGCTTATTATTATCTGGAGCAATATGCGCATGCGCAGCAAGCGTTCGAAAGAGCGGATGAATTGGAGCCTGAGGATGATGATACGCTGGAGTTTCTGGAATGGATTCGAAGCAAAATGGAGGAGCCGTCCGAGTCTGAACCTGAAGTTGAAACGGATCCAGAGGCTAGTGAAGAATTCCGTGTACCCGTTGACGTTGTAGCGACCCTTCCAACGGTTCCCAGACCAGAATCCGGCGAATTCTGGAACGATAGTGAACAGGCCTTGGAGCATTATGTGTCCAATCCGCCAAGTGATGGTCTCATTGACTCTGTGGAGGAGCAATTGGTGTTCCGACTCCCTGCCTCCTACATTGAGATGATGAAGCTACATAATGGTGGTATTCCGTACAATCGTTATTTCCCTGTAGCGAATACAGATACAGGAGCTACGGATTATGTCGAAATTGAAGGCATACTGGGCATTGGCCGTGAGAAGCCTCGCACATTAGCCGGTGCACAAGGTAGCTGGACTTTGATTGAACGTGAAGGCTATCCTGAGATTGGTGTAGTCATCGCAGTATCTCCTTCGGAGTCGGGGGTTGTCATGCTTGATTATCGTTCATTCGGTAATGATGGAGAACCCGAGGTGGTCTATGTGAAAAGGGAGAATCCCAAAGAGACCATTCCGCTGGCACCGAACTTTGAGACGTTTATCCAAGGATTAATGACCCCGGAGGTCTAG
- a CDS encoding TetR/AcrR family transcriptional regulator, producing MSKNTNPTPDGQVTNTESIVTQVPEKTLRADAKKNRDKLLRVAHEIFKTEGIAVSMDEIAKRAGVGIGTVYRHFPTKEDLFGAVIASHKMRLMEEADQLLHHDDPGEAFFQYFTKIISEGIANKAITDALVSSLTIDTGRSEIANEFWRGITLLLERAQQHGSVRADASIEDIKIMLIGVLQATGDRGIFPERVVSILCDGLRR from the coding sequence ATGTCTAAAAATACTAATCCTACTCCTGACGGTCAGGTTACGAATACTGAATCCATCGTCACTCAGGTTCCAGAGAAGACACTGCGTGCAGATGCCAAGAAAAATCGGGATAAGCTGCTCCGTGTCGCGCATGAAATTTTCAAAACGGAGGGCATTGCTGTCTCAATGGATGAGATTGCAAAGCGTGCCGGTGTCGGTATAGGCACGGTCTATCGCCATTTTCCAACGAAGGAAGATCTGTTCGGGGCCGTCATTGCCAGCCACAAGATGCGGCTGATGGAAGAGGCGGATCAATTGCTTCATCACGACGATCCGGGCGAAGCATTTTTTCAATATTTCACCAAGATCATAAGCGAGGGGATTGCCAACAAGGCGATTACCGATGCTCTGGTTAGCAGTCTGACTATAGATACTGGCCGCTCAGAGATAGCGAATGAGTTCTGGCGTGGCATTACCTTACTACTTGAGCGAGCACAGCAACACGGCTCTGTCCGAGCAGATGCAAGCATTGAGGATATTAAAATCATGCTGATCGGTGTGCTTCAGGCCACCGGAGATCGAGGAATTTTCCCGGAACGCGTTGTGTCGATCCTATGTGATGGTCTGCGTAGGTAA
- a CDS encoding TerD family protein: protein MNNTIYLRRANKLIIESNEGKQELPKTHLATALKNIEALGYTFSDELMQAMRQLSKEQFEEVYIQLVADLRVMVGAHVKYTPMYAGFPMQVMQADEAELYLNAIIHYLTNLTVVYPDQQSVERMPLLEKTALKVIGLGNKQAFQTLIRQIIEAKGSISETDKADIDMVLEHADPSEVDAILPAEIPFKENVGFVVASLLKHEKANLDRISPYFKTVSDVLRLAVAWSNGDVSLAVASPFRKFKRRERRLLLGLLEQCGSITEDMLRYKDRWIRLGEILHPSEYKLRYPRCEEAFDILRNNKPFSTFNGSVELAFQYRNVWSLIDLLSQRPGEFARRLDHLLRMTEDETYVLLAFGEVLEQVSTPVLLQVRQHFARRNEPQDLRVFFPKGNVAKAFAIPNELSEIDEATCQDVVQLCEQALVERFAALAPLGKTYVDPQLHDYLVPFSQRSASKALHTIVRGSRVPMAEGDTIRFFNWWKEGDVDGKSTGRVDIDLSAVMYDKDWNYVEHISYTNLRSSNYKAVHSGDIVTAPNGASEFIDLHIPSIVAYGGRYVVATLLSFTSHPYCDLPECFVGWMMRKKPGSGEIFEPCTVANKIDITADTQIAIPVIMDLVERTVIWTDLALTSHPDYYNNVEGNQKGMVLMGKALTTLRKPDLHDLFMLHAKARGELVDTIDQADTIYSVDQGVTPYDIEQIMAEYLI from the coding sequence ATGAACAATACGATCTATTTGCGCAGAGCGAACAAACTCATTATCGAATCAAACGAAGGGAAACAAGAGTTGCCGAAGACTCATCTGGCGACCGCCCTTAAAAATATTGAAGCACTCGGATACACCTTCTCGGATGAGTTAATGCAGGCGATGCGGCAGCTGTCCAAGGAGCAATTTGAAGAGGTATATATTCAACTTGTGGCTGATCTGAGAGTCATGGTTGGCGCACATGTGAAGTACACTCCGATGTATGCAGGATTCCCAATGCAGGTGATGCAAGCGGATGAAGCGGAGTTATACCTTAATGCAATTATTCATTATCTGACCAATCTGACTGTGGTCTATCCGGATCAACAATCTGTGGAAAGAATGCCTTTGCTGGAGAAGACGGCCTTGAAAGTCATTGGTTTGGGAAACAAACAAGCATTCCAGACGCTGATCCGCCAGATCATTGAAGCTAAGGGTTCCATCTCGGAAACAGACAAGGCAGATATCGACATGGTGTTGGAGCATGCAGATCCAAGTGAAGTGGATGCGATTCTACCTGCTGAGATTCCGTTCAAAGAAAATGTGGGCTTTGTGGTCGCCTCGCTGTTGAAGCATGAAAAGGCGAACCTCGACCGAATTAGTCCGTATTTCAAAACGGTAAGTGATGTCCTCCGTCTGGCTGTTGCCTGGTCCAATGGTGATGTTAGCCTCGCTGTGGCTTCTCCCTTCCGAAAATTCAAACGGCGTGAGAGACGCCTTTTGCTCGGATTGCTGGAGCAATGTGGCTCCATCACGGAGGATATGTTGCGATATAAGGATCGCTGGATTCGCCTTGGCGAAATTCTGCATCCATCGGAATATAAGCTTCGGTATCCGCGATGCGAAGAAGCCTTTGATATTTTGCGTAATAATAAGCCATTTTCGACCTTCAACGGAAGTGTCGAACTTGCCTTCCAATATCGGAATGTCTGGAGTCTGATCGATCTGTTGTCACAGCGTCCAGGTGAATTCGCGAGAAGACTGGATCACTTGTTGCGGATGACCGAAGATGAAACGTATGTACTGCTGGCATTTGGTGAGGTACTGGAGCAAGTATCCACCCCGGTGTTATTGCAGGTACGACAGCATTTTGCCCGCCGTAATGAACCGCAGGATCTGCGTGTCTTCTTCCCGAAAGGCAATGTCGCCAAAGCTTTTGCTATTCCGAATGAGTTGTCAGAGATCGATGAAGCCACGTGTCAGGATGTCGTGCAATTGTGTGAGCAGGCGCTGGTAGAGCGCTTCGCTGCCCTTGCCCCGCTTGGGAAGACTTATGTCGATCCACAGCTTCATGATTATCTGGTGCCCTTTTCCCAGAGATCGGCGAGTAAGGCTCTTCATACCATTGTTCGAGGGAGTCGTGTGCCGATGGCAGAGGGAGATACGATTCGTTTCTTCAATTGGTGGAAAGAGGGGGACGTGGATGGCAAATCCACAGGACGCGTGGACATTGACTTGTCTGCGGTGATGTACGATAAGGACTGGAACTATGTGGAGCATATTTCCTATACGAATCTGCGATCCTCTAACTATAAGGCTGTCCATAGCGGAGATATCGTGACTGCACCTAACGGAGCAAGTGAGTTTATTGATCTGCATATTCCATCCATCGTGGCTTATGGTGGACGATATGTGGTGGCAACACTACTTTCGTTTACCAGTCATCCGTATTGTGATCTGCCCGAATGTTTTGTAGGGTGGATGATGCGGAAGAAACCGGGGTCTGGTGAGATTTTCGAACCGTGTACCGTAGCGAACAAAATCGATATTACCGCGGATACGCAGATTGCGATCCCTGTCATTATGGATCTGGTTGAGCGCACTGTCATCTGGACAGACCTGGCGCTGACAAGTCATCCGGATTACTACAATAATGTGGAGGGCAATCAAAAAGGTATGGTCCTGATGGGTAAAGCACTAACGACTTTACGCAAACCTGATCTGCATGACTTGTTCATGCTCCATGCCAAAGCTAGAGGAGAGCTGGTGGATACAATAGATCAGGCGGATACAATCTATTCGGTCGATCAAGGCGTTACGCCGTATGATATCGAGCAGATTATGGCGGAGTATCTGATTTGA